One region of Zootoca vivipara chromosome 7, rZooViv1.1, whole genome shotgun sequence genomic DNA includes:
- the IFT52 gene encoding intraflagellar transport protein 52 homolog isoform X1: MVATPQVTMEGEVRNIIVFSASKKEIFTMNNGYRILQKKLRSNWKIQSLKDEITSEKLTGVKLWITSGPREKFTAAEFEVLKKYLESGGDILVMLGEGGESRYDTNINFLLEEYGIMVNNDSVVRNVYYKYFHPKEALVSNGVLNREISRAAGKTVSGIIDEDNSGNDSQALTFVYPFGATLNVMKPAVAVLSTGSVCFPLNRPILAFYHFKNQGGKLAVLGSCHMFSDQYLEKEENSKIMDVLFQWLTTSDIHLNQIDAEDPEISDYTMLPDIATLSERLRVCLQEGDESPRDFTTLFDMSIYQLDTTALPKIIKSYEQLNVKYEPLQLIQPQFETPLPALQPAVFPPAFRELPPPSLDLFDLDETFSSEKARLAQITNKCTEDDLEFYVRKCGDILGVTNKLPKEQHDAKHILEHIFFQVVEFKKLNQEHDIDTSEAGFQGGF, from the exons ATGGTTGCGACCCCGCAG GTAACTATGGAGGGAGAAGTCCGTAATATAATCGTCTTCAGTGCTTCTAAAAAGGAAATTTTTACTATGAACAATGGTTATAGGATTCTACAAAAAAAGCTTCGAAGCAACTGGAAGATACAGAG TTTAAAAGATGAAATAACTTCAGAGAAGCTGACTGGAGTAAAACTCTGGATTACATCAGGACCTAGAGAAAAGTTCACAGCTGCTGAA TTTGAGGTTCTGAAGAAGTATCTAGAAAGTGGTGGGGATATCCTGGTGATGCTGGGAGAAGGTGGTGAATCTCGATATGACACCAACATCAACTTTTTATTGGAAGAATATGGGATCATGGTTAATAATG ACTCTGTGGTGAGAAATGTGTATTATAAATACTTCCATCCTAAAGAAGCTTTGGTCTCCAATGGAGTTTTAAATCG GGAAATCAGTAGAGCTGCTGGAAAAACAGTGTCTGGGATAATAGATGAAGACAACAGTGGAAATGATTCACA GGCTCTCACTTTTGTGTATCCATTTGGTGCTACACTTAATGTGATGAAACCAGCAGTGGCTGTTCTGTCCACGGGATCTGTCTGCTTTCCTCTTAATAGACCCATCTTGGCTTTTTATCACTTTAAG AATCAAGGTGGCAAGTTAGCTGTACTAGGATCTTGTCATATGTTCAGTGACCAAtatttggaaaaagaagaaaacagcaaGATTATG GATGTACTGTTCCAGTGGCTTACAACAAGCGACATCCATTTAAACCAGATTGATGCAGAAGATCCTGAG ATATCTGATTATACAATGCTTCCAGATATAGCAACCCTGTCAGAGCGGCTGCGAGTTTGCTTGCAGGAGGGAGATGAAAGTCCACGAGACTTCACAACACTTTTTGACATGTCTATTTACCAGCTGGATACCACTGCACTTCCAAAAATCATCAA GTCTTATGAGCAGCTGAATGTGAAATACGAACCGCTCCAACTAATTCAGCCTCAGTTTGAAACTCCATTACCTGCACTTCAGCCAGCT GTTTTTCCACCGGCCTTCAGAGAGCTGCCTCCTCCCAGCCTGGACCTGTTTGATTTGGATGAAACGTTCTCTTCTGAGAAAGCTCGCCTTGCTCAAATAACAAACAAAT GCACTGAAGATGATCTGGAATTCTATGTCAGAAAATGTGGGGACATCCTAGGGGTAACTAACAAACTACCAAAGGAGCAGCACGATGCCAAACATATCCTGGAGCACATTTTCTTCCAAGTGGTGGAGTTCAAGAAGTTAAATCAG gagCACGATATTGATACAAGTGAAGCTGGATTCCAGGGTGGCTTTTGA
- the IFT52 gene encoding intraflagellar transport protein 52 homolog isoform X2 has translation MFSDQYLEKEENSKIMDVLFQWLTTSDIHLNQIDAEDPEISDYTMLPDIATLSERLRVCLQEGDESPRDFTTLFDMSIYQLDTTALPKIIKSYEQLNVKYEPLQLIQPQFETPLPALQPAVFPPAFRELPPPSLDLFDLDETFSSEKARLAQITNKCTEDDLEFYVRKCGDILGVTNKLPKEQHDAKHILEHIFFQVVEFKKLNQEHDIDTSEAGFQGGF, from the exons ATGTTCAGTGACCAAtatttggaaaaagaagaaaacagcaaGATTATG GATGTACTGTTCCAGTGGCTTACAACAAGCGACATCCATTTAAACCAGATTGATGCAGAAGATCCTGAG ATATCTGATTATACAATGCTTCCAGATATAGCAACCCTGTCAGAGCGGCTGCGAGTTTGCTTGCAGGAGGGAGATGAAAGTCCACGAGACTTCACAACACTTTTTGACATGTCTATTTACCAGCTGGATACCACTGCACTTCCAAAAATCATCAA GTCTTATGAGCAGCTGAATGTGAAATACGAACCGCTCCAACTAATTCAGCCTCAGTTTGAAACTCCATTACCTGCACTTCAGCCAGCT GTTTTTCCACCGGCCTTCAGAGAGCTGCCTCCTCCCAGCCTGGACCTGTTTGATTTGGATGAAACGTTCTCTTCTGAGAAAGCTCGCCTTGCTCAAATAACAAACAAAT GCACTGAAGATGATCTGGAATTCTATGTCAGAAAATGTGGGGACATCCTAGGGGTAACTAACAAACTACCAAAGGAGCAGCACGATGCCAAACATATCCTGGAGCACATTTTCTTCCAAGTGGTGGAGTTCAAGAAGTTAAATCAG gagCACGATATTGATACAAGTGAAGCTGGATTCCAGGGTGGCTTTTGA
- the LOC118089515 gene encoding uncharacterized protein LOC118089515 encodes MSSQNCSSSLSLKDVFENGFLIGASGYSISPGSSCFLEMSSIPKPDACDSASKMQNVTRGSSLALKASESSMSSTKENLQASSDAVTSFCKTPIQPCAFDLSSLSAANDSKTNYTEGVFHNTKSSTPCREDKPSKPTTDNMSKSSEINDVAVFKKPPPPPPILEISGIQATQDNVLSPEASLEEFGSLGSVKLDTPSLEMSNLAMPLCGGSAVSVTITRI; translated from the coding sequence ATGTCTTCTCAAAACTGTTCTAGTTCTCTGTCACTGAAAGACGTATTCGAAAATGGATTTCTGATTGGCGCTTCTGGTTACAGCATCTCTCCGGGTAGCAGCTGTTTCCTAGAAATGAGCAGCATCCCTAAGCCTGATGCATGCGACAGTGCAAGCAAAATGCAGAATGTGACAAGGGGAAGCTCTCTGGCTCTAAAGGCATCAGAATCCTCCATGAGCAGCACAAAGGAGAACCTGCAGGCCTCATCGGATGCTGTCACATCTTTCTGCAAGACTCCCATCCAGCCATGTGCCTTTGACTTGTCAAGCTTGAGCGCTGCAAATGACAGCAAAACCAATTACACAGAGGGTGTGTTCCACAACACCAAATCTTCTACTCCATGCAGGGAAGATAAGCCCTCTAAACCGACAACTGACAATATGTCAAAGAGCTCTGAAATAAATGATGTTGCAGTCTTCAAgaagccgccaccgccaccgccaatATTGGAGATCTCTGGAATACAAGCCACTCAGGACAATGTACTTTCTCCAGAAGCAAGCTTAGAAGAATTTGGGTCCCTGGGCTCTGTGAAGCTTGATACGCCATCTCTGGAGATGTCAAACCTTGCCATGCCTCTGTGTGGTGGTAGTGCTGTGTCTGTTACTATTACAAGAATCTAG